Proteins encoded by one window of Brienomyrus brachyistius isolate T26 chromosome 1, BBRACH_0.4, whole genome shotgun sequence:
- the LOC125744914 gene encoding dnaJ homolog subfamily C member 10-like isoform X2, whose product MECVSSKLCRTLLYIFVAPFLLSVISADKDYYKLLGLSKDASNREIRQAFKKMALTMHPDKNPNNQNAHEKFLEINRAYEVLKDEDLRKKYDKYGEKGLQDSYQGGQYESWSFYRYDFGIYDDDPEIITLDRGDFDAAVDSGELWFVNFYFPRCSHCHDLAPMWREFSKEMDGVLKIGAVNCGDNNRLCRSKGVSSYPSLYMFKAGMNAQKYFGDRSKEGLMKFAMQFVLSKVTELWHGNIHTEMEKSQVSGVGWLLTFCTNSRDCLGSQTRQKLAGMLDGLVHVGWVDCFTQAELCTSLNVETSFTAYFPPGVSLSQRDGALVIMSLDAREIYREVMQHLPDLEAVTWDTFSKLANHHWLLSFTFEHKDQASSEYKKLKPLLREVHVRVGRVDCLAEAQLCKSLYIHKPSIAVFRGIDDFEVYHGKYLLYTIVAFAKESVSSHVTTLRPENFPHNKKEPWLVDFFVPWCPPCRALLPELRKASIELFGQLKFGTLDCTMHDALCTMYNIQAYPTTVIFNQSKTHHYEGHHSASSILEFIEDLVNPVVEVLTPDSFQQLVLQRQPNETWVLDFFAPWCGPCQALLPEWRRLARLVLGLVRVGTVDCQKYHFFCQGQNVRAYPELRIFPQEAPWPESYQSYNGWHRDAHSLRSWALGFLPRVSVDLSPEDFRTQVLQGQEHWVLDFYAPWCGPCQHFAPEFEFLAQLVKGTVRAGKLDCQAYGQTCQAAGIRAYPTVRFYPYLDATKRDQGGEHVNSRDASTIAAMLSQRLQALSPQLQGTAKLKDEL is encoded by the exons ATGGAGTGTGTCTCATCAAAGCTCTGCAGGACATTGCTGTACATCTTTGTAGCACCCTTTCTGCTAAGTGTCATTTCAGCTGATAAAGATTATTATAAACTCCTGGGGCTGTCCAAAGATGCATCCAACAGGGAGATCCGACAGGCCTTCAAGAAAATGGCTCTGACGATGCACCCTGATAAAAACCCA AACAATCAAAATGCCCATGAGAAGTTCCTGGAGATTAACCGGGCATATGAGGTGCTGAAGGATGAGGACCTCAGGAAGAAATACGACAAGTATGGGGAGAAGGGTCTGCAAGACAGCTATCAGGGTGGCCAATATGAGAGCTGGAGCTTCTACCGCTACGACTTCG GCATTTATGATGATGACCCAGAGATCATCACTTTGGATAGAGGAGATTTTG ATGCTGCAGTGGATTCTGGAGAGCTCTGGTTTGTCAACTTTTACTTTCCACGCTGCTCGCACTGTCATGACCTGGCACCCATG TGGAGGGAATTTTCCAAGGAGATGGATGGAGTTCTGAAGATAGGAGCTGTGAACTGTGGCGATAACAACAGATTGTGTCGCAGTAAAGGCGTGAGCAGCTACCCAAGCCTCTACATGTTCAAGGCTGGCATG AATGCACAGAAGTATTTTGGTGACCGGTCCAAGGAGGGCCTCATGAAGTTCGCCATGCAGTTTGTGCTCAGCAAAGTGACGGAACTGTGGCATG GTAACATCCACACAGAGATGGAGAAGTCACAGGTGTCAGGGGTCGGCTGGCTGCTCACCTTCTGCACCAACTCCAGAG ACTGTCTGGGCTCTCAGACGAGGCAGAAGCTGGCTGGCATGCTG GATGGTCTGGTCCATGTCGGCTGGGTGGACTGCTTTACTCAGGCGGAGCTCTGCACCAGTCTTAATGTGGAAACCAGTTTCACAGCCTACTTCCCCCCTGGGGTCAGCCTCAGCCAGAGGGATGGTGCTCTG GTAATCATGAGTCTGGATGCCAGGGAGATCTACAGGGAGGTGATGCAGCACTTGCCAGACCTGGAGGCCGTCACCTGGGACACCTTCAGC AAGCTCGCTAACCATCACTGGTTGCTCAGCTTCACTTTCGAACACAAAGACCAGGCGTCCAGCGAGTACAAGAAGTTGAAGCCGCTGCTGAGGGAGGTGCATGTCAGG GTGGGCAGGGTGGACTGCCTGGCTGAGGCGCAGCTCTGCAAGTCACTGTACATCCATAAGCCCAGCATTGCTGTCTTCCGGGGCATTGATGACTTTGAGGTCTACCATG GGAAGTACTTGCTGTACACCATAGTAGCCTTTGCCAAGGAGAGCGTCAGTTCTCACGTCACCACACTGAGACCTGAGAACTTCCCTCACAACAAGAAGGAGCCCTGGCTGGTTGACTTCTTTGTCCCT TGGTGCCCCCCATGCCGAGCGCTGCTCCCAGAGCTGAGGAAGGCCTCCATAGAGCTGTTTGGCCAGCTGAAGTTTGGCACCCTGGACTGTACCATGCACGATGCTCTCTGCACCATG TACAACATCCAGGCATACCCAACCACTGTCATATTCAACCAGTCCAAGACACACCACTATGAGGGTCATCACTCGGCCAGTAGCATTTTGGAGTTCATAGAG gatctgGTGAACCCAGTGGTGGAGGTTTTGACCCCAGACAGCTTCCAGCAGCTGGTGCTACAGCGCCAACCCAATGAGACCTGGGTGCTGGACTTCTTTGCGCCGTGGTGTGGGCCCTGCCAAGCACTGCTGCCTGAGTGGAGGCGGCTGGCCCGG CTGGTGCTTGGCTTGGTCAGGGTGGGCACAGTGGACTGCCAGAAGTACCACTTTTTTTGCCAGGGTCAGAATGTGCGCGCCTACCCAGAGCTCCGTATCTTCCCCCAGGAGGCGCCGTGGCCAGAATCCTACCA AAGCTATAATGGATGGCACCGGGATGCCCACTCACTGCGGTCGTGGGCACTGGG GTTTCTGCCCAGAGTGTCTGTGGACCTGAGCCCTGAGGACTTTAGGACCCAGGTGCTGCAGGGTCAGGAGCATTGGGTGCTAGACTTCTACGCCCCCTGGTGTGGACCCTGCCAGCACTTTGCCCCTGAGTTTGAGTTTCTCGCCCAG CTGGTGAAGGGTACCGTACGTGCAGGCAAACTGGACTGCCAGGCATATGGGCAGACATGCCAGGCTGCAGGCATCAGGGCTTACCCCACTGTGCGCTTCTACCCCTACCTGGATGCTACCAAG CGCGACCAGGGAGGAGAGCATGTCAACAGCAGGGACGCCAGCACCATTGCTGCCATGCTGAGCCAGAGGTTGCAGGCCCTCTCTCCACAGTTACAGGGCACGGCCAAACTCAAG GATGAGCTGTAG
- the LOC125744914 gene encoding dnaJ homolog subfamily C member 10-like isoform X1: MECVSSKLCRTLLYIFVAPFLLSVISADKDYYKLLGLSKDASNREIRQAFKKMALTMHPDKNPNNQNAHEKFLEINRAYEVLKDEDLRKKYDKYGEKGLQDSYQGGQYESWSFYRYDFGIYDDDPEIITLDRGDFDAAVDSGELWFVNFYFPRCSHCHDLAPMWREFSKEMDGVLKIGAVNCGDNNRLCRSKGVSSYPSLYMFKAGMNAQKYFGDRSKEGLMKFAMQFVLSKVTELWHGNIHTEMEKSQVSGVGWLLTFCTNSRDCLGSQTRQKLAGMLDGLVHVGWVDCFTQAELCTSLNVETSFTAYFPPGVSLSQRDGALVIMSLDAREIYREVMQHLPDLEAVTWDTFSKKLANHHWLLSFTFEHKDQASSEYKKLKPLLREVHVRVGRVDCLAEAQLCKSLYIHKPSIAVFRGIDDFEVYHGKYLLYTIVAFAKESVSSHVTTLRPENFPHNKKEPWLVDFFVPWCPPCRALLPELRKASIELFGQLKFGTLDCTMHDALCTMYNIQAYPTTVIFNQSKTHHYEGHHSASSILEFIEDLVNPVVEVLTPDSFQQLVLQRQPNETWVLDFFAPWCGPCQALLPEWRRLARLVLGLVRVGTVDCQKYHFFCQGQNVRAYPELRIFPQEAPWPESYQSYNGWHRDAHSLRSWALGFLPRVSVDLSPEDFRTQVLQGQEHWVLDFYAPWCGPCQHFAPEFEFLAQLVKGTVRAGKLDCQAYGQTCQAAGIRAYPTVRFYPYLDATKRDQGGEHVNSRDASTIAAMLSQRLQALSPQLQGTAKLKDEL; encoded by the exons ATGGAGTGTGTCTCATCAAAGCTCTGCAGGACATTGCTGTACATCTTTGTAGCACCCTTTCTGCTAAGTGTCATTTCAGCTGATAAAGATTATTATAAACTCCTGGGGCTGTCCAAAGATGCATCCAACAGGGAGATCCGACAGGCCTTCAAGAAAATGGCTCTGACGATGCACCCTGATAAAAACCCA AACAATCAAAATGCCCATGAGAAGTTCCTGGAGATTAACCGGGCATATGAGGTGCTGAAGGATGAGGACCTCAGGAAGAAATACGACAAGTATGGGGAGAAGGGTCTGCAAGACAGCTATCAGGGTGGCCAATATGAGAGCTGGAGCTTCTACCGCTACGACTTCG GCATTTATGATGATGACCCAGAGATCATCACTTTGGATAGAGGAGATTTTG ATGCTGCAGTGGATTCTGGAGAGCTCTGGTTTGTCAACTTTTACTTTCCACGCTGCTCGCACTGTCATGACCTGGCACCCATG TGGAGGGAATTTTCCAAGGAGATGGATGGAGTTCTGAAGATAGGAGCTGTGAACTGTGGCGATAACAACAGATTGTGTCGCAGTAAAGGCGTGAGCAGCTACCCAAGCCTCTACATGTTCAAGGCTGGCATG AATGCACAGAAGTATTTTGGTGACCGGTCCAAGGAGGGCCTCATGAAGTTCGCCATGCAGTTTGTGCTCAGCAAAGTGACGGAACTGTGGCATG GTAACATCCACACAGAGATGGAGAAGTCACAGGTGTCAGGGGTCGGCTGGCTGCTCACCTTCTGCACCAACTCCAGAG ACTGTCTGGGCTCTCAGACGAGGCAGAAGCTGGCTGGCATGCTG GATGGTCTGGTCCATGTCGGCTGGGTGGACTGCTTTACTCAGGCGGAGCTCTGCACCAGTCTTAATGTGGAAACCAGTTTCACAGCCTACTTCCCCCCTGGGGTCAGCCTCAGCCAGAGGGATGGTGCTCTG GTAATCATGAGTCTGGATGCCAGGGAGATCTACAGGGAGGTGATGCAGCACTTGCCAGACCTGGAGGCCGTCACCTGGGACACCTTCAGC AAGAAGCTCGCTAACCATCACTGGTTGCTCAGCTTCACTTTCGAACACAAAGACCAGGCGTCCAGCGAGTACAAGAAGTTGAAGCCGCTGCTGAGGGAGGTGCATGTCAGG GTGGGCAGGGTGGACTGCCTGGCTGAGGCGCAGCTCTGCAAGTCACTGTACATCCATAAGCCCAGCATTGCTGTCTTCCGGGGCATTGATGACTTTGAGGTCTACCATG GGAAGTACTTGCTGTACACCATAGTAGCCTTTGCCAAGGAGAGCGTCAGTTCTCACGTCACCACACTGAGACCTGAGAACTTCCCTCACAACAAGAAGGAGCCCTGGCTGGTTGACTTCTTTGTCCCT TGGTGCCCCCCATGCCGAGCGCTGCTCCCAGAGCTGAGGAAGGCCTCCATAGAGCTGTTTGGCCAGCTGAAGTTTGGCACCCTGGACTGTACCATGCACGATGCTCTCTGCACCATG TACAACATCCAGGCATACCCAACCACTGTCATATTCAACCAGTCCAAGACACACCACTATGAGGGTCATCACTCGGCCAGTAGCATTTTGGAGTTCATAGAG gatctgGTGAACCCAGTGGTGGAGGTTTTGACCCCAGACAGCTTCCAGCAGCTGGTGCTACAGCGCCAACCCAATGAGACCTGGGTGCTGGACTTCTTTGCGCCGTGGTGTGGGCCCTGCCAAGCACTGCTGCCTGAGTGGAGGCGGCTGGCCCGG CTGGTGCTTGGCTTGGTCAGGGTGGGCACAGTGGACTGCCAGAAGTACCACTTTTTTTGCCAGGGTCAGAATGTGCGCGCCTACCCAGAGCTCCGTATCTTCCCCCAGGAGGCGCCGTGGCCAGAATCCTACCA AAGCTATAATGGATGGCACCGGGATGCCCACTCACTGCGGTCGTGGGCACTGGG GTTTCTGCCCAGAGTGTCTGTGGACCTGAGCCCTGAGGACTTTAGGACCCAGGTGCTGCAGGGTCAGGAGCATTGGGTGCTAGACTTCTACGCCCCCTGGTGTGGACCCTGCCAGCACTTTGCCCCTGAGTTTGAGTTTCTCGCCCAG CTGGTGAAGGGTACCGTACGTGCAGGCAAACTGGACTGCCAGGCATATGGGCAGACATGCCAGGCTGCAGGCATCAGGGCTTACCCCACTGTGCGCTTCTACCCCTACCTGGATGCTACCAAG CGCGACCAGGGAGGAGAGCATGTCAACAGCAGGGACGCCAGCACCATTGCTGCCATGCTGAGCCAGAGGTTGCAGGCCCTCTCTCCACAGTTACAGGGCACGGCCAAACTCAAG GATGAGCTGTAG